The Sylvia atricapilla isolate bSylAtr1 chromosome 3, bSylAtr1.pri, whole genome shotgun sequence genome has a window encoding:
- the TMEM151B gene encoding transmembrane protein 151B, whose protein sequence is MSPPASAAAASEGGSSTPVPPEEEAEGAREEQRPVKQSLSKSLCRESHWKCLLLSLLMYGCMGAMTWCHVTKVTRLTFDSAYKGKSMMYHDSPCSNGYVYIPLAFLVMLYVVYLVECWHCYTRNELQYKVDVESVHERVQRMQQATPCIWWKAISYHYVRRTRQVTRYRNGDAYTTTQVYHERVNTHVAEAEFDYSNCGVKDISKDLIDLESYPATRLRFTKCFSFANVESENSYLTQRARFFTENEGLDDYMEAREGMHLKNVDFKEYMVAFSDPDNLPWYVSHYVFWVAALLTLSWPLRVLNEYRTSYVHYHVEKLFGFDYVAVTPAEERSFCRRMPRVNTVDSTELEWHIRSNQQLVPSYSEAVLMDLVGLSGCTSYSACRYGGYRQNCERCHRTISSSSIFSRSALSICNGSPRIPFSSSRFSLGRLYGSRRSCLWQSRSGSLNEQSCPTEQTRLSSQVTVEEEDPPPYQDALYFPVLIVHRNEGCLNHDHRHLHRNGSCVETSL, encoded by the coding sequence CAGCGGCCAGTGAAGCAGTCTCTCAGCAAGTCCCTGTGCCGAGAGTCCCACTGGAAatgcctgctgctgtccctcctcaTGTATGGCTGCATGGGAGCCATGACCTGGTGCCACGTCACCAAGGTGACCCGGCTGACCTTTGACAGCGCTTACAAGGGCAAGTCCATGATGTACCATGACAGCCCCTGTTCCAACGGCTATGTCTACATCCCCTTGGCTTTCCTGGTGATGCTCTACGTGGTGTACCTGGTGGAGTGCTGGCACTGCTACACACGCAACGAGCTGCAGTACAAAGTGGACGTGGAGAGCGTGCACGAGCGTGTGCAGCGGATGCAGCAGGCCACCCCCTGCATCTGGTGGAAGGCCATCAGCTACCACTACGTCCGCAGGACACGGCAGGTGACCCGCTACCGCAACGGGGACGCCTACACCACCACCCAAGTGTACCATGAGCGGGTCAACACCCATGTGGCAGAGGCCGAGTTCGATTATTCCAACTGTGGGGTTAAGGACATCTCCAAGGACCTCATTGACCTGGAGAGCTACCCAGCCACACGGCTCCGCTTCACCAAGTGTTTCAGCTTTGCCAATGTGGAGTCCGAGAACTCCTATCTGACCCAGCGGGCCCGCTTCTTCACGGAGAATGAGGGCCTAGACGACTACATGgaggccagggaggggatgcaCCTCAAAAATGTGGACTTCAAGGAATACATGGTGGCCTTTTCCGACCCAGACAACCTGCCTTGGTACGTATCTCACTATGTCTTCtgggtggcagctctgctgacccTATCCTGGCCCCTGCGGGTGCTAAATGAGTACCGCACCTCCTACGTCCATTACCACGTGGAGAAACTCTTTGGGTTCGACTATGTGGCGGTGACACCAGCCGAGGAGCGCTCCTTCTGCCGGAGGATGCCCCGTGTCAACACGGTGGACAGCACCGAGCTGGAGTGGCACATACGATCCAACCAGCAGCTGGTGCCCAGCTACTCGGAAGCAGTCCTGATGGACTTGGTGGGGCTCTCCGGCTGCACCAGCTACTCTGCCTGCCGCTATGGGGGCTACCGGCAGAACTGCGAGCGGTGCCACAGGACTATAAGCAGCTCCTCCATCTTCTCCCGCAGTGCTCTGAGCATCTGCAACGGCAGTCCCAGGAttcccttcagcagcagccGCTTCTCCCTGGGCCGCTTGTACGGCTCGCGACgcagctgcctctggcagaGCCGGAGCGGCAGCCTGAAcgagcagagctgccccacgGAGCAGACACGCCTCTCCAGCCAGGTGACTGTGGAGGAGGAAGACCCCCCTCCTTATCAGGATGCCCTCTACTTCCCTGTCCTCATTGTACACCGCAATGAAGGCTGCCTGAACCACGACCACCGTCACCTCCATCGCAATGGGTCCTGCGTGGAGACCTCACTGTGA